The genomic DNA TAATCCACGCGTTTGTGCAATGTCAAACAAAGTTCTACCTTCTTTAAATAAATTGCAGGTATCCTGTAATGATGAGTTTATAGTTTTGGGCTGAGCAATTTTTTCTATTTCAATTGGCATACTTTCTTCTTGTGCTATACCATTTTTGCGGCAATAGGCAGCAATCAATTCCAACAGCTCTTGGCCAAATTGTTTGACTTTCGTTTTTCCAATACCACTTACTTTTAACAATTGTTGTTGAGTTTGTGGTTTTACTTCTGCAAGCTGTGTTATGGCAATACGGCTTAATATCATGTAATGAGGCAGGTTAGCTTCTATTGCTTTTTCATCACGCCACTCGCGCAAGATGGTATATAAGCCATCATCCACATTGGATGAATCTGCATTGCTTGCTATGTATGTCATAGCCATTTTCTTTTTAGTTGGCTTGATTGCCTTTTCTTTTTCAAAATCTAATTCAGCATTTGCTTTCGATTGCATATAGGCTGTTGTAGTAAATCGCGTTAGGCATGCCCTGCAAATTACAATTTTAGTAAACACCTCGAAGGCAAGTTTCTGATGCAGTTCTTTAAATAATTTTTCAAGCTCTTTATTGTCGGTATCGACCACCATCTCTTTTAAAGGCGCATAAAGAATGCTAGCTAATTTATCTTCCATATAAACGCAGGCTTTGCTCCATCGCGCTTGTAATTCATGGTTATCTTCGGGCAAGGTAATGTTATCGAAATAGGCTCGCAGAGTCGGAACAAATTTTTCGGCTACCGAAAATACATGCTGATCAAAATCAGCAATCAGCAAATTAATATCTACCGGTGCCACCGAAATGGTTGAATGATTACCATTTAAAAAATGTTGCAAACGTTGCAGTGATTTTTGGATGCTGTTCATGGAAAAGAAATCTTCCATTAACTGTGTCTGATAGTTCTTTTTCTCTTCCATCAATTCTTGTTCGGTAGGAACATTTCTGCGTATCTCCTCCGAATAATTATTAATTCTGGAATCAGTTTTAACCGAAGTGGAAGTAATAGGAGAGTGTAACAAAAGACCTTCTAAGGTGCGGCAACGACTAAGAGCCACCCACTCATTTGCAAACGAGAGCCAGCGTCTATGATGGCTTTATCAAAAGTTAGTCCCTGACTTTTGTGTATGGTTATTGCCCATGCAAGCTTCAATGGCATTTGTGTAAAGGTACCGGCAACTTCTTCCTGAACTTTATTTTCGGTATTCAAGGTGTATTTGGTATTTTGCCATTCGATGGGTTCGGCATAAATTATTTCTTTTCCATCGCATTCAACTTTTATAAGGTTGTTTTCCTTATCAATGAATTTTATAACACCAATTTTTCCATTATAATATCGCTTATCTACTGAGGGGTCATTTTTAATAAACATAACCTGCGCACCGGTTTTGTAATAAAGAGTTTTGTCAACCGGATACATGTTTTCAGGAAAATCTCCATAAATGGAAGCATCAAATGAATAAACGGTAGAATTAATGCCATCGAGCTTTTCCTGGTTGATACGATTGGCGGTGTTGTTATGCGTAGTAAGAGTTATGTAGCGATCCTCATCGGGCGGCAGTACCCCGGGCAGGTATCTTTTATTTAGTTGTTCAAGTGTGTATTCATCTAACTCATTATCGCGAACGCGATTGAGTAAATTGATAAAATGCTCATCGCTCTGCCGAAATACTTTTTGCAACTCGATTTTAACAGGTGGCATTTTTTGTAATGCATGGCTCTCATAAAAATAGGGGGA from Bacteroidota bacterium includes the following:
- a CDS encoding HRDC domain-containing protein; its protein translation is MLHSPITSTSVKTDSRINNYSEEIRRNVPTEQELMEEKKNYQTQLMEDFFSMNSIQKSLQRLQHFLNGNHSTISVAPVDINLLIADFDQHVFSVAEKFVPTLRAYFDNITLPEDNHELQARWSKACVYMEDKLASILYAPLKEMVVDTDNKELEKLFKELHQKLAFEVFTKIVICRACLTRFTTTAYMQSKANAELDFEKEKAIKPTKKKMAMTYIASNADSSNVDDGLYTILREWRDEKAIEANLPHYMILSRIAITQLAEVKPQTQQQLLKVSGIGKTKVKQFGQELLELIAAYCRKNGIAQEESMPIEIEKIAQPKTINSSLQDTCNLFKEGRTLFDIAQTRGLAYSTIEKHIYDLVGRNELKLEEIINLEKINEIEEILANNTDLGLADFMNMHPGKYTYNELRMVKRAMLAKSALA
- a CDS encoding AAA family ATPase is translated as METNRYLELAWDFVTNTNKSVFLTGRAGTGKTTFLHKLKKECSKRMAVVAPTGVAAINAGGVTIHSFFQLPFGAFTPGSHNFLSFKISGTKRKLIRALDLLVIDEISMCRADLLDAIDQVLRQVRQTNMPFGGLQMLMIGDLNQLSPIVKDNEWIMLQTLYASPYFYESHALQKMPPVKIELQKVFRQSDEHFINLLNRVRDNELDEYTLEQLNKRYLPGVLPPDEDRYITLTTHNNTANRINQEKLDGINSTVYSFDASIYGDFPENMYPVDKTLYYKTGAQVMFIKNDPSVDKRYYNGKIGVIKFIDKENNLIKVECDGKEIIYAEPIEWQNTKYTLNTENKVQEEVAGTFTQMPLKLAWAITIHKSQGLTFDKAIIDAGSRLQMSGWLLVVAAP